AGACGGCATAGGTCCTCGCCGCCTGCCGGGGCATCCTCAACCCCCGGTAGGCCAGCGCCAGATAGTATAGCCCTTCGGGAAGCCCCCAGCGCGTCGTGGCCAGGGCCTGCCTGAGGTGCGCGCTGCCCTCTTTGAAGCGTCCCAGGCGCACCTGCAGTTCCCCCGCCTTCAGGTCCGCGGACCAGTAGGCGGGGTCGCATCCGGCCGCGGCCTCGTAGGCGGCTAGGGCCTCCCGGAGCCGCCCGGACATCTCATGGGCGCGGCCTAATGCGTACTGGAATTCGGCTTCCTTTGCCCCCCAGGGCAGCCCTTCGCGCAGTTCTGTCATCGCGTCGGCGGGGCGGTCCTGCGCCATGAGCTGCTCCGCGAGCAGAAGCCGGGCGTCCGTGTATCCCGGCCACAAACGCACCGCGCTGCGCAGTTCCGCTTCCGCTCGCCGCGTCTGCCCCGCTCGCTGCAGGGTCAAGGCCAGATTGACGTGGTTGCGCGGTATGCCCGGATCGAGCCTGTCCGTGGCCTGGTAGAAAGCGAGCTCGTCGCGATAGTCCCGGTTGCGCGAGTTCGTCCGCCACCCGAAGAAGGCCAGCAGGCCCAGGCCGGAAGACCAGGCCGCGGCCCGCAGCCAGCGGCGGCGCGCTCGCGCCGCCTCGGACAGCGCCGCGGCGGCGGCCAGGCACCAGCCCGCCGAAGGGACGTAGAGGTAGCGGTCAGCCTGGAGGTTGAGCAGGGGGATGATGCCGCTGACCGGAAGGAGCGTCACCGGGATCCACAGGAGACCGAAGCTCAGCACCGGGCGGCTGCGGCGCAGCATCCACGCTGCGGCCAACAGGGTCAGCCACGCCAGCCAGGCCGCCAGGACCTTCGCGTCGGCCCAGGAATCCACCACGGGCGGGGCATAGTCTCCCTGCAGGGTCCAGGGCCACGACAGCAGCCGCAGATAGGACCCGCTGATGCGCGACATGGTCAGGAAGCGCACCTCCGGCTCTCGGTATATCCTGCCCCAGGGCATGAAATCAGGGGGCGGGCCCTTGGCCCGCGTGATATAGTCCCATTCCGGGGCGCTCGGAGCCTTCAGCCACGAGGACTCCGGCCTGCCCCGGGACGGCCCCGCCTGCGGCTCCAGGACATAGCCGGAGCGCGGGGCCCGGAAAGCGATGAAGAGGATCAGCACAAGGGCGTAGAGGCCGTACCGGGCCCAGCGCCCGCGCAGCGGCGCCGCGGGCCCCGGCCCATCGGGGATTCGGGGCAGCAGCGCGTCGGCGAGGATCATGAGTGCGGGCAAAGACACGGCCATCTCCTTGGAGAGCACGGCCGCCGCGTAGCAGCCCAAAGAGGCCGCGAAGGCCGCCGCTCCCCGCCAGCCGGTCTGGAGGCGGCCCCGCAGGTAGAGGCACAGCGACAAGGCCATGAAGGCGAAGGCCATCAGGTCCGCCCGGAAGGTGATGAGGTTCACCGGCTCCGTATGGAGAGGATGCGCCACGAAAATGAGCCCTGCCAGCAGGCTGCACCAGCGGTCTCGGGAGAGTTCCCAGGCTAGGGCCATGAGCAGGACCCCGCCCAGGCCGTGCCAGAGGATGCTGGTCAGGCGCAGTCCTGGCCAAGCGTCCGGGAAGAGGCAGGAATCGCAGAGCACCGAGGCCAGCCAGGCGGGGCGCGCCGAGTTCTCCACGGGCAGGACCCAGAACAGGTAGCGGGGGTTGAGCGTAAGGCCCAGGTTGCCGCAGTCGCGCAAGAAGGGCTGGCCGGCGACGAAGTAGACGTCGTCCCAGACCGGCGGATTCAAAAGCGTCCGGCCGTAGAGGAGCAGACTCAGGGAGACGACTGAGAGGGCCAGGAGGCGCCAACTCCAGGACGGAGTCCAGCCGCTCTGGAGCAGCTTACATCTCATGGCGAAGCATCAAAGCGGGGCTTTGGAGTTGATGGACAGGCCGCATCTCGCGCCACCGCCGCTAGACGTGGCCGTGGCCGTTATGATGGTTTTGCCGTCGCTGTAGGTGCAGTTGCAGCCTCCGGGCGTGCCGGGGACCGTAGCGGTGAAGCCTGCCGGCGTGCCGGAGCAATTGACGCCGCCGTTCTTGCTCCAGATGGCCAAGATGGCGTCCAGCCCCGAGTTCGTGGTGGCGGTGGTGACGGTGCTGTCCTGGCCGCGCTTGATGGCCTGGGAGCGCAGCAGGAGCAGATGCATCATCCCGGCCGCGATGATGGAGACTATGACCGCGGTCATGAGGACCTGGACGAGCACGCTGCCTTTCATCTTCCTCATCGGCATCATCCTTCAGTCAAAAGTGTCCGTGAAGGCCCTCTGCAGGGGGATCTTGGAGTTGACGAGCTGCTTGGTCTCGGTCCTCAAGACCGACGTGGTCGTGGTGCTGGCCCCCACTTGGAAGAGCAGCTGCACCCCGTTGATGTCGTCGGAGCGTTGGAAATAGAAAGTGCTGTTGATGGGCTGGATGTCCTGGGCCACGACGTCGTAGGTCCCGGTTCCGCAGGCGTTGGGGCAGGTCCCGGCCGGGTAAGGGCAGCCGGAGGCCTTGTTGCTGTAGTGCAGCAGCCAGTTCGTTTTTGTGGGGGTGTTGGCCTTATCCCAGACGCAGTAGCAGAACGCCTTCACGTTGGCCGCGACCCCATCCGCGGGGGCGGGGGCGCCCGGGACGTTCGGGTTCAGCGTGTAGTCGATGCAGCCGCTGAGGTAGCTGCTGGTCCGGGAACCGCAGCCGGTCGCCTGCGTGCACTTGGCCGGCGTGTTCACGCCCGTGCAGTAGCTCGGGCAGTACAGCGTGCTGGCCCCCTGAAGCTCCCGCACCATCGAGTCGAGGCTCATCAACTCATAGCTCGTGTTGATGCCCTTCCTGCCGCCTTCCAGCTGGTAGCGCACCATCTGCGAAGTCACGCCGACGATGCCCACCAGGACGAAGGTGCTCAAGACCAGCGCGATGACGAGCTCTATCAAGGTGAAGCCGGGGCGGGCGCTCATAAATTGGTCCAATCCACCGTGACGTTGATTTGGGGCTGACAGGTCGCCGCGAGCGGGGGCGTGCAGCTGCTCGTGGTGCAATTGCAGCTGCCCCAACCGACCCAGTAGGTCACCTTGCCGTTGTAGGGCGCTTGATAGAGCAAGGGAAACAGCCCCCCGGGGTTGGAGTTGTTGCCGGTGATGGTGTGGGAGCCCGGCCAAAGGGCCCAGACGGCGCCCGCGCTGTCTTTGTAGTTCGGTCCGTCGAGCCTCCAACTGGCGGCTCCCGAGCCGTTGGCCGCCGCGTTGGGGCCGTCAATGCTCGCGGTCGGGTCGGCGGTCACATAATTGGCGAGCAGCTTGACCACGCTCTGGCTGGCGACATTGGCGGCCTGCCGTCTGTCCGAGTTCAGACCGGTGCGCTTGCTGCTCAAGGCCAGCGTGAAGATCGCGGTGATCATGACCGCGGAGAGCAGCATGGCCACGACGACCTCGACCAGGGTGTAGCCCTGCCGGACCTTCATACCACCTCCGTCCTCGTCGTTCCGGCGCGGGCCTAATTGGCGGGCACCGGGGGATCAGTCGAGCCCGAGCAAGCCGTGGTGCCGCTCGGGTAGCAAGTCACGACGCCGTTGACGTCCATCGTGTAGCCCCAGCCGCTGTACGGTGAGGAAGCCCCCGGCGCGCGCAGGACGCAGGCCACCAGAGCGCTCCCGGCCAGGCCCAGCGGGCAGGTCGAGGGGCCGGTGCCGCTGCCCGCGGCCGCGACCTGATAGGTCAGCTTGGCGTAGTCGTTTGCCGGCAGGTACTTGCACCGGACCAGATCGCAAGCGGTGTACGTGCAGGTCGTGTCGCAGCTGCAGGCTCCGGTATTGCAGCTCGAATCCAACGTCGCCCCGGTCACATAAGTGCCGCTGTGGTCCAGGGAGAACATGCGGGAGGCCGCGCCCACCATCTTCAACTGGGCCACGCCCGCGTCCGCCCGGCTGTTCTCCACGCTCTTGAGATACTTCGGTATCGCGACGGCGGACAAGATGCCGATGATGACGCACACGACGATGAGCTCGACCAGCGTGAAGCCCCTGCGGGCGCGGGACATGCGGCGGACCCTCCTCATCATTTTGCTCCCCCCCCGCCCATGGTGGACAGTTTGAAGATCGGCAGGAACACCGCCAAGACGATGACCCCGACCACGCCGCCGATGCCCACCACCAGGATGGGGTCGATGATCGCGGTGAAGCGCCGGGTGAACTGATCGATCTGTTCGCGGTAGAAGGCCGACAAGGTCACCAGCATGTCCGGGAGCTTGCCGGACTCCTCGCCCATGAACATCATCTCGGTGACCAGCGGCGGCAGGATCCCGGTCCTGCGGAAGGCCGCGGAGATGGACTTGCCGCTGGCCACGTCGTTCTTGACCGAGCGCAGCAGGCGCTGGAAGATGATGTTGCTCCCGAAGACCCCCTCCAGGACCGAGATGGCGTTGAGGATGCTCACGCCGCTCTCGATCAAGGTCGAGAGGGTGGTCAGCAGGCGTTCCACCATCATGTTCTTGGCGAAAGTGCCGAAGAAGGGCACGCTGAAGATCATGTTCCATTTGGTGACCTGCCCGGGCTCGGTCGAGACGTAGGCGCTCCACATGAACCAGACGACGACCACCACGACGATGAGGGAGGCCAGATGGTTCACGACCAGGTTCGACAGCATGATGATGGCCATGGTCAGGGGCGGCAGCTTGAGCCCGAACTGCTTGAAGATGTCCGCGAAGACCGGGACGATCTTGACGATGAAAAAGGCCAGCACGCTCATGGAGATGCCGCACAACACGCCCGGGTAGGCCATGGCCGTGATGATCTTCCCCCGCAATTCGTCCTGGGCGCCCGTGTAGGCGGCGATCTGCTTGAGCACCTTGGGGAGTTGGCCCCCCATCTCGCCGGCCTGGACCAAAGAGACCCAGAGGTGGTCGAAGGAATTGGGATGGCGCTCCAGCGCCTTGTACAAGGCCATGCCCCCGGCCACGTCTTTGGTCACCTGCGCCAGAGCGAGATGGAGGTTGACGGATTGCGCGTGCTCGCCCAGCAGCGACAGGGCCCGCACCAGGGGCACGCCGCCGTTGAGCAGCGTGGATAACTGCTCGGCGAAGAAGATGAGGTCCCGCGCCGCGACTCTGCCGCCGGCGGTCGGCTTGCCCGAGACGGCGCGGGCGGTGCGTTCGGCGGCGATGGAGAGGATGAAATAGCCCTTGCCCTGGAGGGCGGCTATCGCCTCGTTCTCGTCGCCCGCCTCCAGGTTGCCGGAGGTCGTCTCGCCTTTGCCGTCCTGGACGGTGTAATTGAACCGGCCCATATCCCTAGAAGTTTAACAGGCAGGGGCAGGTTTGTCAATGTGTGTATTGTGAATTAATACATTCGCGGGCGCGCGAGCGACGGCCCCCGATGGGCCCGTGCGCCGCCTTTTGGCCTATTCGTCTTCGAGGGTGACGCCCAGGATCTCTTCCAGGGAGGTTTGGCCTGAGATGACTTTGCGCCAGCCGCTGGCGCGCAGGGTCCACATGCCGGCCCGGGAGGCGGCGTCCCTGAGCCGCGCGAGGTCGCCGCCGTACTTGTAGATGATCTCGCGCATCTCAGGCACGATCAGGTACACCTCGTAGATGGCGGTGCGGCCGGAGTAGCCGGTGCGCGCGCACTTGTCGCAGCCTCGAGCCTCGAAGAAGGTGATCTTGGCCGGGTCGGGGGCCGGGTTGAGCAGAGACTCCCGGATGCACATCTCCACGTCCTTGGTGTCGGGCTGATAGGCCTTCTTGCAGTGCGGGCAGAGTCTGCGCACCAAGCGCTGCGCGGCCACCACGCAGAGGCTGCTGGAGAGCAGGAACGGCTCGATGCCGAGGTCGATGAGGCGCACGACCGCGGACATCGCGTCGTTGGTGTGCAGGGTCGAAAGCACCAAGTGTCCGGTGAGAGCGGCGCGCAGGCAGGTCTGGGCCGTCTCCTGGTCGCGCACCTCGCCGACCAGGATGACGTCCGGGTCCTGGCGCAAGAACGAGCGCAGGGCCGCCGCGAAGGTGAGCCCGATGGTGGCCCGCACCTGCACCTGGTTGAGCCCCGCCATCTTGATTTCGACGGGGTCCTCGATGGTCATGAAATTCAGCTCGGGGGTCTTGATGGTGTTGAGGACGGAGTAGAGCGTGGTGGTCTTGCCGGAGCCGGTGGGGCCGGTCAGGAAGAGCAGGCCGTGGGGGCGGTTCGCCCCGATCAAGAAGTCCTCCTTCTGGCGGGGCTCGAAGCCGATCTTGTCGATGTTGAGCTCGACGGCGCCTTTGTCCAGGATACGCATGACGACTTTCTCCCCGAACACCGTCGGGCAGATGGAGACGCGCAGGTCGATGTTGCGGTTCTGCACCTTGATGGAGAAGGTGCCGTCCTGGGGCAGGCGGCGCTCCGCGATGTCGAGCTTGGAAAGGATCTTGACGCGCGAGACCACGGCCATGAAGTCCTTCTTCAAGGGCGCCATGCGCTCGTAGAGGACCCCGTCGATGCGGAAGCGCAGCATCACCCGTTCGTCGTAGCTCTCGATGTGGATGTCCGAAGTCCGTTCGGAGATGGCCTGCTTGAGGATGGCGTTGACCAGCGAAACGATGTTGGCGCCCTCGGCGCCCCGGACCATCTGGTCGAGGTCCACCCGGGTATCGCTGCTGGTCTCCACCTCCTGAACCTCGTCGGTGCCCGTGGCGGCCGTGGCCATGGACTTCTCGATCATCCCTGAGCCGCCGCCGGTGTAGAACTCGTCGATGGCCTTGAGGATCTGCGCGCGCGTGGCCACGAAGGACTGGATCTCCAGCCCCGCGGTGAGGAGCTTGAGGTTGTCCAGCAGCATCATGTCCTCGGGGTTGGTCATGGCCACGGCGAGGATACCCTCGTCGAGGAACAAGGGCAGGACGCTGTGGTCCCGGGCGTAGGACTCGGTGATGATGCGCTCGAGGTTCTGGCCTTTCTCGACCTTGAGGATCTTGTTCTCGCGCGAGGCGTAGGGGACGGCGAACTGCTTGGAGATGGCGATGGCGATGGTCTCGTCCGTGGTGAAACCCAGCTTGACCGCGGCCTCGCCGAAGGAGCACTTCGAGGTGGTCGCCACCCGGGCGGCCTTTTCCTTTTGGTCGGGCGTGATGACGCCGCTGGAGACGAGTATGTCAGGCAGTTCCTGCTTGTCGGGCATGGCTCACCTTAGGGGCCTGTTCGCGTACAGCAAGTATAGCGGACTGGAAGCGATTGTCAAGACCGGTCATGCGCTAGCACATGACCGCCAACGCACTTCCTGAGGGCGGTCAGTGCCAGGGCACTACCGTGCCCTAGTCGCTCACGATCGTCGGGGTCAGGAAGATGACCAGGTCCGTGTTCCGGCGCACGCTCTCCGAGCTGGTGAAGAACCACCCGATGAGCGGGATGTAGCCCAGCAAGGGCACCTTGCGCACCGTATTGGACTCGGTGGATTGCAGAAGGCCTCCGATGACCAAGGTCTGTCCGTTGCGTACGCGCACCAAGGTGGAGACCGACCGGGTGACCGGGTTGAAGACCGGGTCGTTCTGCGTGGACAGGTCGGATGGCTGGACGTCCGTATAGCGGGGCTGGATCAACATGGTGATGTAGCCTTCTTTGTTGATCTGCGGCGTCACCTTCAGGATGAGGCCGCAAGACTCGCGTTTCACGCCGCTGACCGAGTTGGTGAGCGCGCCGCCGCTGGAAGCCTGCTGTTCGCGCGACACGGCCTGGTCGATGGAGATCTGCATGATGGCGCCCTTGTTGTTGAGGGTCAGGACCTTGGGCTTGCCCAAAAACCGCGCCTCGGACCGGGCGACCAGGGCCCGCAGGGTGATCGACAGGGAGGTCAGGTCCAGCAAAGAGGACTTGATATTGCCGACGACCTGGGTCTGGAGGCTGGTGGCGCTGCCGCCGCTGCTGCCGCTGCTGCCGCTGCTGCCGGTCGATCCGCCGCTTCCGATGGCCGTGGTCAGGTTCGAGACGCCCGGGACGAAGGGGTCGAAGAAATGCGTGCTCGAGAGATTGCCGCCGAGGTTCATGGGGAACGAGGTGTCGCGCATGCCGCCCGTGAACACCGCCAATTGACCGTTCCCCGAGCCCCATTCGAAGCCGAGGTCGCGGGAGCGGCTGGAATCGATCTCCACGATCTGGGCTTCGATCATGACCTGGGGAACCTTCCGGTCGAGCTCCGCGATGATCTGCTCGACCTGGGGGAAGACCTCCGGGATGTCGGTCACGACCAATGAGTTGGTCCGCGGCTCCAGGGCCACCTGCCCATTCTTGCTCAAGACGCTCTTGAGGACTCCCACGATGGGCACCGAACTATCCCCGGCGCCTCCGCTGCCGCCCCCGCCGGTGTCCTGGCCGCCGGTCGAGCCGCCCGTCCCCTGAGAGCCGCCGCCCCCCCCGCCACCGCTCGAGCCGCCGGAGGTCGGCGCGATGGCCGCCATGTCCTGGGCCATATTCCCCAGCGGGATCAGCGGGACATAGTTGAGCGTGTAGATGCGGGTGATGAGGTTCTCCACGGTCTTGGACCGCGGCGCCACGACGTAGGTGTTGCTCTTGCCGATCTGCTGGTAGGTGAGCCCCTTGATCTCGAGGAGCACCTGCAGGGCTTCGCGCACCGAGACGTTCTGCAGGAAAGCGGTCACGCGCTTGCTCTCCAGGCCTTCCGTCACGATGAAGTTCACGTGGGCCTGGGCCTGGATGGTGTCGAGGAAGGTCTCCAGCGGCGCGCCCTTGACGCGCACGGTCACCCGCGTCTCCAGAGGGGAGGTCGCGGCCGCGGGGGCTGAGCGCGCGGGGCCGGAGGTGCCGATCTGGACTCCCTGCACGCTGCGCGGCGGCGCGGCCTCGACTTCGGGCGCGGCCGGGGTCTCCGTGGTCGGGGTGCCGTCGATGGGAGCTCCGCCTCCGCCCGCCGCTTGCCCCCCGCCCGACAGCTGCTGCTGGAACTGCGCATTGGCCTCGGGCTCGCCGCGGCGCCGCTGCGCCTGCGCCGGTAGGACGGTCCCGGCGATGAGGTCGAGGACCAGCGCGCACGCCAGCGCGCTTCGCGCGAAACTCGGTCTGCGTTGATGTCTGATCATGGTGTATCTCCCGACGTCACCGGTTCACGGCCTTGAAAAAGGTCTTGTTCTTGTGCGAGAAGATCACTTTCTGGAGGGTGATGCGCAGCACCTTGACCGGCCCGGATTTGGTCTTCACCACCTCCCCCTCGGCGACCACCTCGTTGTTGACGATGGCCTTGTTCCCGCCCTCGACGGAAACGATCCCCTGCAGATCGATCAGCTTCTCTATCTGGACCGGCGGCGCCTTGGGGGGCGCTTTCGTCCCGTTGAGCGCGCGGTCCTTGAGCTCCTCGAGGGCGAGTTGCTTCTCCAACTCCAAGCGCTCGATCTCCACGAGGTCGTGCGGGGAGAGGGTCGGATCCCGCCAGGCTTGGTAAGGGTTGGCGGCGGGGGCTGTGGAGACAATCGCCACGTTCGGGTCGTTCGCCTCCGGGGCTGGCCGCACGACGGGCGCCGCCGGGGCGGCATTGGCGGGCGGCGCGGCCGCGGCGACCGGCCCGCCGCCCGCGGCCGTGGCCGTGGCCGTGGACGCGGCGGTGGCTGCGGCCGTTGAGGCGACGACGGGAGCGGCCACAGGAGCGATGGGGTTGACCAGCTTGTCCTGTTTCGGCGAGTTGCGGAACAGATCCGTGTCCTTCAGGCGGACCTTCGTGGTGAGCGCCCGCTTCTTCTCCAGGTCGAGGTGCGTGTACCATTGGTAGAAAAGCACGCCCGGGACCGCCAGGGCGAAGGCCAGGACGAGCCAGGCGACCGGACTCTTCGTTGCCATGCTAGAACCGCTCCAGCGGGATGATCGTGCTCAGGCCGCAGGAGACATCGTTGAGGCCGATCGGCTCGCTCAGCTTCGAGATATCCAGGTTGTTGATGTAGATCACCGGCTTGCTCGACTCCATCCGAGTCAGGAACGCCATCAACTCCGGGAACTTGACGCGCATCCTTATGTTCAGGTTCTGGACGACGCCCCCGGGCACCTCGACGTCGCTGGGCGGCTGGAAATCAGTGGCCACGATCCCTTCGGCGCGCAGGGCCTCCTTGACCGCGTCGGACAGGAAGTTGGCGCGGTCCTTGGGCAACGGCAACATCGCGTAGGAGTAGTCGAGGCGGCTCTTGAGGTCCTTGTACGTGTCGAGGTACGTGGCGGTCGCCCGCGCCATCGCCAGCTCGCCGGCCACCGCATTGAGCCGCTTGCGCGCCCGCGCGTACACCATGAAATAGCAGACGATGGGCACGACCAGGGCGATGGACAGCGTCCGGCTGAAGCGTTCGCTGCCCTTCTCCTTGAGGGTGGAGGAAAGGAGCCGGATCTCATCCTGGACCTTGCCGGCGATTTGGTTGAGGTCGATCTTGGCCATGGCTTAGGGCTCCTTGGTGCCCGCCACCGTGAAGGAGGTGCGGGTCTCAAGCGCCTCGCTGTAGGCCTTGGAACTCTGCGCGCCGCTGGCTGGCGTGGCGACCGCCTGCCCTTGCACGGTCACCTTGAGCCCGCGGAACATCTGGCCCGCCACGGAACTCGTG
This genomic stretch from Elusimicrobiota bacterium harbors:
- a CDS encoding tetratricopeptide repeat protein — its product is MRCKLLQSGWTPSWSWRLLALSVVSLSLLLYGRTLLNPPVWDDVYFVAGQPFLRDCGNLGLTLNPRYLFWVLPVENSARPAWLASVLCDSCLFPDAWPGLRLTSILWHGLGGVLLMALAWELSRDRWCSLLAGLIFVAHPLHTEPVNLITFRADLMAFAFMALSLCLYLRGRLQTGWRGAAAFAASLGCYAAAVLSKEMAVSLPALMILADALLPRIPDGPGPAAPLRGRWARYGLYALVLILFIAFRAPRSGYVLEPQAGPSRGRPESSWLKAPSAPEWDYITRAKGPPPDFMPWGRIYREPEVRFLTMSRISGSYLRLLSWPWTLQGDYAPPVVDSWADAKVLAAWLAWLTLLAAAWMLRRSRPVLSFGLLWIPVTLLPVSGIIPLLNLQADRYLYVPSAGWCLAAAAALSEAARARRRWLRAAAWSSGLGLLAFFGWRTNSRNRDYRDELAFYQATDRLDPGIPRNHVNLALTLQRAGQTRRAEAELRSAVRLWPGYTDARLLLAEQLMAQDRPADAMTELREGLPWGAKEAEFQYALGRAHEMSGRLREALAAYEAAAGCDPAYWSADLKAGELQVRLGRFKEGSAHLRQALATTRWGLPEGLYYLALAYRGLRMPRQAARTYAVLLRASPRLAAAYREGRSPGQRMNRAAGRPL
- a CDS encoding prepilin-type N-terminal cleavage/methylation domain-containing protein, encoding MSARPGFTLIELVIALVLSTFVLVGIVGVTSQMVRYQLEGGRKGINTSYELMSLDSMVRELQGASTLYCPSYCTGVNTPAKCTQATGCGSRTSSYLSGCIDYTLNPNVPGAPAPADGVAANVKAFCYCVWDKANTPTKTNWLLHYSNKASGCPYPAGTCPNACGTGTYDVVAQDIQPINSTFYFQRSDDINGVQLLFQVGASTTTTSVLRTETKQLVNSKIPLQRAFTDTFD
- a CDS encoding prepilin-type N-terminal cleavage/methylation domain-containing protein yields the protein MKVRQGYTLVEVVVAMLLSAVMITAIFTLALSSKRTGLNSDRRQAANVASQSVVKLLANYVTADPTASIDGPNAAANGSGAASWRLDGPNYKDSAGAVWALWPGSHTITGNNSNPGGLFPLLYQAPYNGKVTYWVGWGSCNCTTSSCTPPLAATCQPQINVTVDWTNL
- a CDS encoding prepilin-type N-terminal cleavage/methylation domain-containing protein, giving the protein MMRRVRRMSRARRGFTLVELIVVCVIIGILSAVAIPKYLKSVENSRADAGVAQLKMVGAASRMFSLDHSGTYVTGATLDSSCNTGACSCDTTCTYTACDLVRCKYLPANDYAKLTYQVAAAGSGTGPSTCPLGLAGSALVACVLRAPGASSPYSGWGYTMDVNGVVTCYPSGTTACSGSTDPPVPAN
- a CDS encoding type II secretion system F family protein codes for the protein MGRFNYTVQDGKGETTSGNLEAGDENEAIAALQGKGYFILSIAAERTARAVSGKPTAGGRVAARDLIFFAEQLSTLLNGGVPLVRALSLLGEHAQSVNLHLALAQVTKDVAGGMALYKALERHPNSFDHLWVSLVQAGEMGGQLPKVLKQIAAYTGAQDELRGKIITAMAYPGVLCGISMSVLAFFIVKIVPVFADIFKQFGLKLPPLTMAIIMLSNLVVNHLASLIVVVVVVWFMWSAYVSTEPGQVTKWNMIFSVPFFGTFAKNMMVERLLTTLSTLIESGVSILNAISVLEGVFGSNIIFQRLLRSVKNDVASGKSISAAFRRTGILPPLVTEMMFMGEESGKLPDMLVTLSAFYREQIDQFTRRFTAIIDPILVVGIGGVVGVIVLAVFLPIFKLSTMGGGGAK
- a CDS encoding ATPase, T2SS/T4P/T4SS family, yielding MPDKQELPDILVSSGVITPDQKEKAARVATTSKCSFGEAAVKLGFTTDETIAIAISKQFAVPYASRENKILKVEKGQNLERIITESYARDHSVLPLFLDEGILAVAMTNPEDMMLLDNLKLLTAGLEIQSFVATRAQILKAIDEFYTGGGSGMIEKSMATAATGTDEVQEVETSSDTRVDLDQMVRGAEGANIVSLVNAILKQAISERTSDIHIESYDERVMLRFRIDGVLYERMAPLKKDFMAVVSRVKILSKLDIAERRLPQDGTFSIKVQNRNIDLRVSICPTVFGEKVVMRILDKGAVELNIDKIGFEPRQKEDFLIGANRPHGLLFLTGPTGSGKTTTLYSVLNTIKTPELNFMTIEDPVEIKMAGLNQVQVRATIGLTFAAALRSFLRQDPDVILVGEVRDQETAQTCLRAALTGHLVLSTLHTNDAMSAVVRLIDLGIEPFLLSSSLCVVAAQRLVRRLCPHCKKAYQPDTKDVEMCIRESLLNPAPDPAKITFFEARGCDKCARTGYSGRTAIYEVYLIVPEMREIIYKYGGDLARLRDAASRAGMWTLRASGWRKVISGQTSLEEILGVTLEDE
- a CDS encoding GspMb/PilO family protein yields the protein MAKIDLNQIAGKVQDEIRLLSSTLKEKGSERFSRTLSIALVVPIVCYFMVYARARKRLNAVAGELAMARATATYLDTYKDLKSRLDYSYAMLPLPKDRANFLSDAVKEALRAEGIVATDFQPPSDVEVPGGVVQNLNIRMRVKFPELMAFLTRMESSKPVIYINNLDISKLSEPIGLNDVSCGLSTIIPLERF